From Trichoderma atroviride chromosome 1, complete sequence, one genomic window encodes:
- a CDS encoding uncharacterized protein (BUSCO:EOG092D3Y0X), protein MASSDEPQSLRALFEAAESKREDVYNAPIATSPQYAADLSAALKLYAQAVAQISAVSLFSANEGIEDVATTALPYLLVDFYIAELVQRTPHLAPKQRLQVLAQSRSAYERFLSLVDGYGLVKGSYGKLLERYRDDEDGFAVVAGADMAAKREGKIANFKAEKALREKLQVLKRNPRYLEHGDEELVRDVHLTSIEFAIHNTFQALDSLNRELPLLRSAPSPTTAPQSSGDDPADTSFRLDQPLGRMRPGGGGPILGPKGEPLQPFTIVGSRADMARGVFRPGHNLPTMSIDEYLEEERKRGGIIEGGGTEPPRRQVDEDDMEAVDMETYKARHWDDFKDDNRKGSGNTLNMG, encoded by the coding sequence ATGGCTTCGTCCGACGAGCCCCAGTCCCTCAGAGCCCTCTTCGAAGCCGCTGAGTCAAAACGAGAAGACGTCTACAACGCCCCCATCGCCACCTCCCCCCAATACGCAGCAGATCTCTCCGCAGCGCTCAAGCTCTACGCCCAAGCCGTCGCCCAAATCTCCGCCGTgtcgctcttctccgccaacGAAGGCATCGAAGACGTCGCAACCACGGCGCTGCCGTATCTGCTCGTGGACTTTTACATTGCCGAGCTGGTGCAGCGGACGCCGCATCTGGCGCCGAAGCAGCGGCTGCAGGTCCTGGCGCAGTCGAGATCTGCGTATGAGAGGTTTCTGAGTCTGGTGGATGGATATGGCCTTGTGAAGGGGTCGTACGGGAAGCTGCTTGAGCGGTAtcgcgacgacgaggatggcTTTGCGGTTGTTGCTGGCGCGGACATGGCTGCCAAGAGGGAGGGCAAGATTGCGAACTtcaaggctgagaaggcgTTGAGGGAGAAGCTCCAGGTGCTGAAGCGCAATCCGCGATACTTGGAGCACGGTGACGAAGAGCTCGTGCGCGATGTGCACCTGACGAGCATAGAGTTCGCCATCCACAACACTTTCCAGGCGCTCGACTCGCTGAACCGAGaactgccgctgctgcgatCCGCGCCGTCACCAACAACCGCGCCGCAATCTTCGGGCGACGATCCCGCCGACACGTCCTTCCGCCTCGACCAGCCCCTCGGCCGGATGCGccccggcggcggcggccccATCCTCGGCCCCAAAGGCGAGCCCCTGCAGCCCTTTACGATTGTCGGCTCGCGCGCTGATATGGCCCGGGGAGTCTTTCGGCCGGGGCATAACCTGCCTACCATGTCTATAGACGAGTACCTCGAGGAGGAGCGGAAGCGAGGCGGCATTATTGAGGGCGGCGGGACGGAGCCCCCGAGGCGACAggtcgatgaggatgacaTGGAGGCGGTGGATATGGAGACGTACAAGGCAAGGCATTGGGATGATTTCAAGGATGATAATAGGAAAGGATCGGGGAATACGCTTAATATGGGGTGA